In Streptomyces violaceusniger Tu 4113, one DNA window encodes the following:
- a CDS encoding branched-chain amino acid ABC transporter permease: protein MTTDKTQPTPVNDAEPRATAPRTTLLRVLTAAGGAAAVVSTFLAWTWTAEFPGDLTVYGYPGGLQLLTLVLGIATAVFALAALDLKGLRWLTPSGSTQALRMLALGTFAITWFTVIAIAVDLDGLVNLEPGGWIAAVVTAAPVATTFLLPDDTRPLCRPKELPSWADILIIAGVFALGLYVVNYGIQTDADHPEPFIGYLIAVAFAAVALVKAGLVNRVSELTSAYRSTTLVAALITAIVFPFFQDKSSFTELGVNIAIFATVALGLNIVVGLAGLLDLGYVAFLGVGAYTAALVSGSTASTLDVRFPFWAAVIAGGAVSLIFGVIIGAPTLRLRGDYLAIVTLGFGEIFRLAMLNLDGTSGPSVTNGPDGIPNIPPLEIFGFNFNDDHSIAGLSLDSNGNYYLLMLLVTIVVVLIFSRAGNSRIGRAWVAIREDETAATAMGINGFRVKLVAFALGATLAGVAGAVWAHFQSTVVPEQYVFAGPVPPNSTFLVAAVILGGMGTIGGPLLGATLLYLIPKKLEFLQDYQLLAFGIALILLMRFRPEGIVPNRRQQLEYHETGQLDVPGATGLKDGAVGVTKAEA, encoded by the coding sequence ATGACCACCGACAAGACCCAGCCCACCCCCGTGAACGACGCCGAGCCCCGCGCCACCGCGCCGCGCACCACCCTGCTCCGCGTCCTCACCGCGGCCGGCGGCGCCGCCGCCGTCGTCTCGACCTTCCTCGCCTGGACCTGGACCGCCGAATTCCCCGGCGATCTGACCGTCTACGGCTACCCGGGCGGACTGCAGCTCCTCACCCTCGTCCTCGGCATCGCCACCGCCGTCTTCGCGCTGGCCGCCCTCGACCTGAAGGGCCTGCGCTGGCTCACCCCCAGCGGCTCCACCCAAGCCCTGCGGATGCTGGCCCTCGGCACCTTCGCCATCACCTGGTTCACCGTCATCGCCATCGCCGTGGATCTGGACGGCCTGGTCAACCTCGAACCCGGCGGCTGGATCGCCGCGGTGGTGACCGCCGCCCCCGTGGCCACCACCTTCCTGCTCCCGGACGACACCCGCCCCCTGTGCCGCCCCAAGGAGCTGCCCTCCTGGGCCGACATCCTGATCATCGCGGGCGTCTTCGCCCTCGGCCTCTACGTGGTCAATTACGGCATCCAGACCGACGCCGACCACCCCGAGCCGTTCATCGGCTACCTCATCGCCGTCGCGTTCGCCGCCGTCGCCCTCGTCAAGGCCGGGCTCGTCAACCGGGTCAGCGAGCTCACCAGCGCCTACCGCTCCACCACCCTGGTCGCGGCGCTGATCACCGCGATCGTCTTCCCCTTCTTCCAGGACAAGTCCAGCTTCACCGAACTCGGCGTCAACATCGCGATCTTCGCGACCGTCGCCCTCGGCCTGAACATCGTCGTCGGCCTCGCGGGCCTCCTCGACCTCGGGTACGTCGCCTTCCTCGGCGTCGGCGCCTACACCGCCGCCCTGGTCTCCGGATCCACCGCCTCGACCCTCGACGTCAGGTTCCCCTTCTGGGCCGCCGTGATCGCCGGAGGCGCGGTCTCCCTGATCTTCGGCGTCATCATCGGCGCCCCCACCCTGCGGCTGCGCGGCGACTACCTCGCCATCGTCACCCTCGGCTTCGGAGAGATCTTCCGTCTCGCCATGCTGAACCTCGACGGCACCTCAGGACCCTCCGTCACCAACGGCCCCGACGGCATCCCCAACATCCCGCCGCTGGAAATCTTCGGGTTCAACTTCAACGACGACCACAGCATCGCCGGGCTCAGCCTCGACTCCAACGGCAACTACTACCTGCTGATGCTGCTGGTCACCATCGTCGTCGTGCTGATCTTCAGCCGCGCGGGCAACTCCCGCATCGGCCGCGCCTGGGTCGCCATCCGCGAGGACGAGACCGCCGCCACCGCCATGGGCATCAACGGATTCCGGGTCAAGCTCGTCGCCTTCGCGCTCGGCGCCACCCTCGCCGGAGTCGCCGGCGCCGTATGGGCCCACTTCCAGTCCACCGTCGTCCCCGAGCAGTACGTCTTCGCCGGCCCCGTCCCGCCCAACTCCACCTTCCTGGTCGCCGCCGTCATCCTCGGCGGCATGGGCACCATCGGCGGCCCGCTGCTCGGCGCCACCCTGCTCTACCTGATCCCCAAGAAGCTGGAATTCCTCCAGGACTACCAGCTCCTCGCCTTCGGTATCGCGCTCATCCTGCTGATGCGCTTCCGCCCCGAAGGGATCGTCCCGAACCGGCGGCAGCAGCTCGAATACCACGAGACCGGCCAGCTCGACGTCCCCGGCGCGACCGGACTCAAGGACGGTGCCGTCGGCGTCACCAAGGCGGAGGCATGA
- a CDS encoding hotdog fold thioesterase, translating to MGEQTSVKFPQEVLDEYAALGVDLHALFSAGHLGTRMGVQILEASADRVVATMPVEGNTQPYGLLHGGASAVLAETLGSVGSMLHGGSGRIAVGVDLNCTHHRGVRSGLVTGVATPVHRGRSTATYEIVISDEQDRRVCTARLTCLLREVDEAGQAKTVAEVTEAKERGEA from the coding sequence ATGGGCGAGCAGACCAGCGTGAAGTTCCCGCAGGAGGTACTCGACGAGTACGCGGCGCTCGGCGTGGATCTTCACGCGCTGTTCTCCGCCGGGCACCTGGGCACCCGCATGGGCGTGCAGATCCTGGAAGCCTCCGCGGACCGCGTCGTGGCCACCATGCCCGTGGAGGGCAACACCCAGCCGTACGGCCTGCTGCACGGCGGGGCCTCCGCCGTGCTGGCCGAAACTCTCGGTTCGGTCGGCTCGATGCTCCACGGCGGCAGCGGGCGGATCGCGGTCGGCGTCGACCTCAACTGCACCCACCACCGCGGAGTGCGCTCCGGCCTGGTCACCGGCGTCGCCACCCCCGTCCACCGGGGCCGCTCCACCGCCACCTACGAGATCGTCATCAGCGATGAGCAGGACCGGCGGGTGTGCACCGCCCGCCTCACCTGCCTGCTGCGCGAGGTCGACGAGGCCGGTCAGGCCAAGACGGTCGCCGAGGTCACCGAGGCCAAGGAGCGCGGCGAAGCGTGA
- a CDS encoding ABC transporter ATP-binding protein — translation MTALLEVEDLRVAYGKIEAVKGISFSVEAGQVVTLIGTNGAGKTTTLRTLSGLLEPLGGEIRFDGQPLKGVPAHKIVALGLAHSPEGRHIFPRLSIAENLQLGAFLRKDADGIAADIRHAYDLFPILGERRAQAAGTLSGGEQQMLAMGRALMSRPKLLMLDEPSMGLSPIMMQKIMHTIAELKSQGTTILLVEQNAQAALSLADQGHVMEIGKIVLSGTGDALLHDESVRKAYLGED, via the coding sequence GTGACCGCACTGCTCGAGGTCGAGGACCTGCGCGTCGCCTACGGCAAGATCGAGGCCGTCAAGGGCATCTCGTTCAGCGTCGAGGCCGGCCAGGTCGTCACCCTCATCGGTACCAACGGCGCGGGCAAGACCACCACGCTGCGCACCCTGTCCGGCCTGCTCGAGCCCCTCGGCGGGGAGATCCGCTTCGACGGCCAACCGCTGAAGGGCGTCCCCGCACACAAGATCGTCGCCCTGGGGCTGGCCCACTCGCCCGAGGGACGGCATATCTTCCCGCGGCTGTCGATCGCCGAGAACCTCCAGCTCGGAGCGTTTCTCCGGAAGGACGCGGACGGCATAGCCGCCGACATCCGCCACGCGTACGACCTCTTCCCCATCCTCGGCGAACGCCGCGCCCAGGCGGCCGGCACCCTCTCCGGCGGTGAGCAGCAGATGCTCGCGATGGGGCGGGCCCTGATGTCCCGCCCCAAGCTGCTGATGCTCGACGAGCCCTCGATGGGCCTCTCGCCGATCATGATGCAGAAGATCATGCACACCATCGCCGAGCTCAAGTCCCAGGGCACGACGATCCTGCTGGTCGAACAGAACGCCCAGGCGGCCCTGTCACTGGCCGACCAGGGCCATGTGATGGAGATCGGCAAGATCGTGCTGTCGGGGACGGGGGATGCGCTGCTGCACGACGAGTCGGTGCGCAAGGCATACCTCGGCGAGGACTGA
- a CDS encoding ANTAR domain-containing response regulator, with product MSTADAPDAQSHVPPLTTRVVIAEDEALIRLDLKEMLEEEGYSVVGEAGDGETAVALAQEHRPDLVILDVKMPVLDGISAAERIAADRIAPVLMLTAFSQRELVERARDAGAMAYLVKPFSKSDVVPAIEMAVSRFTELKTLEQEVADLSQRLETRKLVDRAKSILQTQYGLTEPAAFRWIQKTSMDRRLSMQQVAEAVIEDAAEKKAKE from the coding sequence GTGAGCACCGCTGACGCCCCCGACGCGCAGTCGCACGTCCCACCGCTGACAACCCGCGTCGTCATCGCCGAGGACGAGGCGCTCATCCGCCTCGACCTGAAGGAGATGCTCGAGGAGGAGGGGTACTCCGTCGTCGGCGAGGCGGGCGATGGTGAGACGGCTGTCGCGCTCGCCCAGGAGCACCGCCCCGACCTCGTCATCCTCGATGTCAAGATGCCGGTTCTCGACGGCATCTCCGCCGCCGAGCGGATCGCGGCCGACCGTATCGCCCCCGTCCTGATGCTGACCGCGTTCTCCCAGCGTGAGCTGGTCGAGCGGGCCCGGGACGCCGGGGCGATGGCGTATCTCGTGAAGCCGTTCAGCAAGAGCGATGTGGTCCCGGCCATCGAGATGGCCGTCTCCCGCTTCACCGAGCTGAAGACCCTGGAGCAGGAGGTCGCCGACCTCTCCCAGCGGCTGGAGACGCGCAAGCTGGTCGACCGGGCCAAGAGCATTCTGCAGACGCAGTACGGGTTGACCGAGCCTGCCGCCTTCCGCTGGATCCAGAAGACCTCGATGGACCGCCGGCTGTCGATGCAGCAGGTGGCCGAGGCCGTTATCGAGGACGCGGCGGAGAAGAAGGCCAAGGAGTAA
- a CDS encoding branched-chain amino acid ABC transporter permease has protein sequence MHELPQTLVNGLTLGALYGLIAIGYTMVYGIVQLINFAHGEIFMIGGFGALTIYIWLPSGTALSLALPLMLIGGVIASVAIATAAERFAYRPLRGGPRLAPLITAIGLSIALQQAVWAFYPDAKKPRSFPQFEGSSFEIFSDLHIQRGDAFLLIAAPVCMLALGLFVSKSRAGRAMQATAQDPDTAKLMGINTDRIIVMAFAIGGAFAAVAALSHGLKYGQINFEMGFIAGLKAFTAAVLGGIGNIYGAMLGGVVLGIVEALAIKYIQDIPGMDQLGGGAWKDVWAFTLLIVVLLVRPQGLLGERVADRA, from the coding sequence GTGCACGAACTGCCGCAAACGCTGGTCAACGGCCTGACCCTTGGCGCCCTCTACGGCTTGATCGCCATCGGGTACACCATGGTCTACGGCATCGTCCAGCTCATCAACTTCGCCCACGGCGAGATCTTCATGATCGGGGGCTTCGGGGCCCTCACCATCTACATCTGGCTGCCCAGCGGCACCGCGCTCTCCCTCGCCCTGCCCCTCATGCTGATCGGCGGCGTCATCGCCTCGGTCGCCATCGCCACCGCGGCGGAACGCTTCGCCTACCGGCCCCTGCGCGGCGGCCCCCGGCTCGCCCCCCTGATCACCGCGATCGGCCTGTCCATCGCGCTGCAGCAGGCCGTCTGGGCCTTCTACCCCGACGCCAAGAAGCCCCGCAGCTTCCCGCAGTTCGAAGGCTCCTCGTTCGAGATCTTCAGCGATCTCCACATCCAGCGCGGCGACGCCTTCCTCCTCATAGCCGCCCCGGTGTGCATGCTCGCCCTCGGGCTGTTCGTCTCCAAGAGCCGCGCCGGCCGCGCCATGCAGGCCACCGCACAGGACCCCGACACCGCCAAGCTCATGGGCATCAACACCGACCGCATCATCGTGATGGCCTTCGCCATCGGCGGTGCGTTCGCCGCCGTCGCCGCCCTCTCCCACGGGCTCAAGTACGGCCAGATCAACTTCGAGATGGGCTTCATCGCCGGCCTCAAGGCGTTCACCGCCGCCGTGCTCGGCGGCATCGGCAACATCTACGGCGCCATGCTCGGCGGCGTCGTCCTCGGCATCGTCGAGGCCCTGGCCATCAAGTACATCCAGGACATCCCCGGGATGGACCAACTCGGCGGCGGCGCCTGGAAGGACGTATGGGCCTTCACCCTGCTCATCGTCGTCCTGCTGGTCAGGCCACAGGGCCTGCTCGGCGAACGCGTCGCGGACCGGGCGTGA
- a CDS encoding FdhF/YdeP family oxidoreductase, with translation MAAKPPAGDPIQDAPEVTPPQHAAAGLPAVGHSLRIAQQQMGVRRTALTLLRVNQKKGFDCPGCAWPEPDKRHAAEFCENGAKAVAEEATLRRVTPDFFAAHPVADLATRSGYWLGQQGRLTQPMYLDEGAERYEPVSWDRAFDIIGDELTALDSPDEAVFYTSGRTSNEAAFLYQLFAREFGTNNLPDCSNMCHESSGSALTETLGVGKGSVLLEDLYQADLIIVAGQNPGTNHPRMLSALEKAKANGAKIISINPLPEAGLERFKNPQNARGLSGVGTALTDLFLQIRLGGDQALFRLLNKLILETEGATDEEFIGEHTHGFEDFAKAARDADWDETLRATGLDRADIDSALRMVLDSKRTIVCWAMGLTQHKHSVPTIREVVNFLLLRGNVGRPGAGVCPVRGHSNVQGDRTMGIFERPAPAFLDALEREFGFAPPREHGFDVVRAIRALRDGQAKVFFAMGGNFVAASPDTEVTEGAMRAARLTVHVSTKLNRSHVVTGARALILPTLGRTEADLQGGGPQFVTVEDSMGMVHASRGRLEPASSHLLSEPAIVCRLARRVLGPESHTPWEEFEKDYARIRDRIAAVIPGFEDFNTRVSDPSGFALPHAPRDSRSFPTTTGKANFTAAPVEYPTAPEGRLLLQTLRSHDQYNTTIYGLDDRYRGIKNGRRVVLVHPEDAQELGLADGSYADLVSEWTDGTERRATGFRVIHYPTARGCAASYYPETNVLVPLDATADTSNTPASKSVVVRLEQTPPA, from the coding sequence ATGGCAGCCAAGCCGCCCGCAGGCGATCCGATCCAGGACGCGCCCGAGGTCACACCCCCGCAACATGCCGCGGCCGGGCTGCCGGCCGTGGGGCATTCACTGCGCATAGCCCAGCAGCAGATGGGGGTGCGCCGCACCGCGCTCACGCTCCTGCGCGTCAACCAGAAGAAGGGCTTCGACTGCCCCGGCTGCGCCTGGCCCGAGCCCGACAAGCGCCACGCGGCCGAGTTCTGTGAGAACGGGGCGAAGGCCGTCGCCGAGGAGGCCACCCTTCGCCGGGTCACCCCCGACTTCTTCGCCGCCCACCCGGTGGCCGACCTCGCCACCCGCAGCGGCTACTGGCTCGGCCAGCAGGGCCGGCTCACCCAGCCCATGTATCTGGACGAGGGCGCCGAGCGGTACGAGCCGGTGTCCTGGGACCGCGCCTTCGACATCATCGGCGACGAGCTGACCGCGCTCGACTCCCCCGACGAGGCGGTCTTCTACACCTCGGGCCGCACCAGCAACGAGGCGGCCTTCCTCTACCAGCTCTTCGCCCGCGAATTCGGCACCAACAACCTGCCCGACTGCTCCAACATGTGCCATGAGTCCTCCGGCTCGGCGCTCACCGAAACCCTCGGCGTCGGCAAGGGCAGCGTGCTGCTCGAGGACCTCTACCAGGCCGACCTGATCATCGTGGCCGGGCAGAACCCGGGCACCAACCACCCGCGCATGCTCTCCGCCCTGGAGAAGGCGAAGGCCAACGGCGCGAAGATCATCTCCATCAACCCGCTGCCCGAGGCCGGGCTGGAGCGGTTCAAGAACCCGCAGAACGCGCGCGGCCTCTCCGGCGTCGGCACCGCGCTCACCGATCTCTTCCTGCAGATCCGGCTCGGCGGCGACCAGGCCCTCTTCCGCCTCCTCAACAAGCTCATCCTGGAGACCGAGGGAGCCACCGACGAGGAGTTCATCGGCGAGCACACCCACGGCTTCGAGGACTTCGCCAAGGCCGCCCGCGACGCCGACTGGGACGAGACGCTGCGCGCCACCGGCCTCGACCGCGCCGACATCGACAGCGCGCTGCGCATGGTCCTCGACTCCAAGCGCACCATCGTGTGCTGGGCGATGGGCCTGACCCAGCACAAGCACTCGGTGCCCACCATCCGGGAGGTCGTCAACTTCCTCCTGCTGCGCGGCAACGTCGGCCGCCCCGGCGCCGGGGTCTGCCCGGTGCGCGGCCACAGCAATGTGCAGGGCGACCGCACCATGGGCATTTTCGAGCGCCCCGCCCCGGCCTTCCTCGACGCCCTGGAGCGCGAGTTCGGCTTCGCCCCGCCCCGTGAGCACGGCTTCGACGTCGTGCGGGCCATCCGCGCCCTGCGCGACGGCCAGGCGAAGGTCTTCTTCGCCATGGGCGGCAATTTCGTGGCGGCCTCCCCCGACACCGAGGTCACCGAGGGCGCGATGCGCGCCGCGCGGCTGACCGTCCATGTCTCCACCAAGCTCAACCGCTCCCATGTGGTCACCGGGGCGCGGGCGCTGATCCTGCCCACCCTCGGCCGCACCGAGGCCGATCTGCAGGGCGGCGGCCCGCAGTTCGTCACCGTCGAGGACTCCATGGGCATGGTGCACGCCTCCCGTGGGCGCCTGGAGCCCGCGAGTTCCCATCTGCTCTCCGAACCGGCCATCGTCTGCCGGCTGGCCCGCCGGGTGCTCGGCCCCGAAAGCCACACCCCCTGGGAGGAGTTCGAGAAGGACTACGCGCGGATCCGCGACCGCATCGCCGCCGTCATCCCCGGCTTCGAGGACTTCAACACCCGGGTGAGCGACCCCTCCGGTTTCGCCCTGCCGCACGCCCCGCGCGACAGCCGCAGCTTCCCCACCACCACCGGTAAGGCCAACTTCACCGCGGCCCCCGTCGAGTACCCCACGGCGCCCGAGGGCCGGCTGCTGCTGCAGACCCTCCGCTCCCACGACCAGTACAACACCACCATCTACGGCCTGGACGACCGCTACCGCGGCATCAAGAACGGCCGCCGGGTGGTGCTGGTGCACCCCGAGGACGCCCAGGAGCTCGGGCTGGCCGACGGGAGCTACGCCGACCTGGTCAGCGAGTGGACGGACGGCACCGAGCGGCGCGCCACCGGCTTCCGCGTGATCCACTACCCGACCGCGCGCGGCTGCGCCGCCTCGTACTACCCGGAGACCAACGTCCTGGTGCCGCTGGACGCCACCGCCGACACCAGCAACACCCCGGCGAGCAAGTCCGTGGTGGTCCGCCTGGAACAGACACCCCCGGCCTAA
- a CDS encoding branched-chain amino acid ABC transporter substrate-binding protein, protein MRHRSLLIMTTAITAGALTLSACGSRDSKNDSGGKDSKTTVVIGVDAPLTGSLSALGQGIKNSVDLAAKIANKNNEVDGVTFKVKSFDDQAVPSSGKANATSMVDDEDILGAVGPLNSGVAQSMQGVFDRADLAQVSPANTNPALSQGDDWASGKKSRPFKTYFRTATTDIIQGRFAAQYYYKDAKKRKVFVVDDKQAYGNGLATIFAEEFKRLGGKVVGRDHLTVKETDFSGISNKVKSTGADSVYFGGQYPEGGLLSDQVKQAGAQVPIMGGDGIYDPAFIKASGTNNDGDLATSVGYPVEQLDSAKTFVKNYGDQHYKDPYAAYGGYSYDAGWAIVQAVKAVVADNDGKLPDNARAKVTEALGKVSFDGVTGKVSFDQYGDTTNKQLTVYEVTKGAWKSVKSETFKD, encoded by the coding sequence GTGCGACACCGTTCCTTGCTCATCATGACGACCGCGATCACCGCGGGCGCCCTCACGCTCAGCGCCTGCGGGTCGCGGGACAGCAAAAACGACAGTGGCGGCAAGGACAGCAAGACGACCGTGGTCATCGGTGTCGACGCCCCGCTCACCGGCTCGCTGTCCGCTCTCGGCCAGGGCATCAAGAACTCCGTCGACCTCGCGGCGAAGATAGCCAACAAGAATAACGAGGTCGACGGGGTCACCTTCAAGGTCAAGTCCTTCGACGACCAGGCCGTGCCCTCCTCCGGCAAGGCGAACGCGACCTCGATGGTCGACGACGAGGACATCCTCGGCGCGGTCGGGCCGCTCAACTCGGGCGTCGCCCAGTCCATGCAGGGCGTCTTCGACCGGGCCGACCTCGCCCAGGTCTCCCCCGCGAACACCAACCCGGCCCTCAGCCAGGGCGACGACTGGGCCTCGGGCAAGAAGTCGCGTCCCTTCAAGACCTACTTCCGCACCGCGACCACCGACATCATCCAGGGCCGCTTCGCCGCGCAGTACTACTACAAGGACGCCAAGAAGCGGAAGGTGTTCGTCGTCGACGACAAGCAGGCGTACGGCAACGGCCTCGCCACCATCTTCGCCGAGGAGTTCAAGCGCCTCGGCGGCAAGGTCGTCGGCCGGGACCACCTGACCGTCAAGGAGACCGACTTCTCCGGCATCTCCAACAAGGTCAAGTCCACCGGCGCCGACTCCGTCTACTTCGGCGGCCAGTACCCCGAGGGCGGTCTGCTGTCCGACCAGGTCAAGCAGGCCGGCGCGCAGGTCCCGATCATGGGCGGCGACGGCATCTACGACCCCGCCTTCATCAAGGCGTCGGGCACCAACAACGACGGCGACCTCGCCACCTCCGTCGGCTACCCGGTCGAGCAGCTCGACTCCGCCAAGACCTTCGTGAAGAACTACGGGGACCAGCACTACAAGGACCCGTACGCGGCCTACGGCGGCTACTCCTACGACGCCGGCTGGGCCATCGTCCAGGCCGTCAAGGCCGTCGTCGCGGACAACGACGGCAAGCTCCCGGACAACGCCCGCGCCAAGGTCACCGAGGCGCTCGGCAAGGTCTCCTTCGACGGCGTCACCGGCAAGGTCTCCTTCGACCAGTACGGCGACACCACCAACAAGCAGCTGACCGTCTACGAGGTCACCAAGGGCGCCTGGAAGTCCGTGAAGAGCGAGACCTTCAAGGACTGA
- a CDS encoding ABC transporter ATP-binding protein produces the protein MTQMTTTTTSPVLTATGVTMRFGGLTAVQSVDLDVHPGEIVGLIGPNGAGKTTFFNCLTGLYIPTEGSVAYRGTVLPPKPHLVTQAGIARTFQNIRLFANMTVLENVLVGRHTRTKEGLWSALLRGPGFKRAEAASKARAMELLEFTGLADKADHLSRNLPYGEQRKLEIARALASDPGLLLLDEPTAGMNPQETRATEELVFAIRDLGTAVLVIEHDMRFIFNLCDRVAVLVQGQKLVEGTSEVVQSDERVIAAYLGTPFEGAPGAEEAAEVEAAEAGATTGATTGAPQDETQRGTTARTEDGQ, from the coding sequence ATGACACAGATGACCACCACCACGACCTCCCCCGTACTCACCGCCACCGGCGTCACCATGCGCTTCGGCGGGCTCACGGCCGTACAATCCGTCGACCTCGACGTCCACCCCGGCGAGATCGTCGGCCTCATCGGCCCCAACGGCGCGGGCAAGACCACCTTCTTCAACTGCCTCACCGGCCTCTACATCCCCACCGAGGGCAGCGTCGCCTACCGGGGCACCGTCCTGCCGCCCAAGCCCCACCTCGTCACCCAGGCAGGCATCGCCCGCACCTTCCAGAACATCCGGCTCTTCGCCAACATGACGGTCCTCGAGAACGTCCTCGTCGGCCGCCACACCCGCACCAAGGAGGGCCTGTGGTCGGCCCTCCTGCGCGGCCCTGGCTTCAAACGCGCCGAGGCCGCCTCCAAAGCCCGCGCCATGGAACTCCTGGAGTTCACCGGCCTCGCCGACAAGGCCGACCACCTCTCCCGCAACCTCCCCTACGGCGAACAGCGCAAGCTGGAGATCGCCCGCGCCCTCGCCAGCGACCCCGGACTGCTGCTCCTCGACGAGCCCACCGCCGGAATGAACCCCCAGGAGACCCGCGCCACCGAGGAACTGGTCTTCGCCATCCGGGACCTGGGCACCGCCGTACTCGTCATCGAGCACGACATGCGCTTCATCTTCAACCTCTGCGACCGGGTCGCCGTCCTCGTCCAGGGCCAGAAGCTCGTCGAGGGCACCTCGGAGGTCGTCCAGAGCGACGAGCGCGTCATCGCCGCCTACCTCGGCACCCCCTTCGAAGGCGCACCCGGCGCCGAGGAGGCCGCCGAGGTCGAGGCCGCGGAGGCCGGAGCCACCACCGGCGCCACGACCGGCGCCCCGCAGGACGAGACCCAGCGGGGCACCACAGCACGTACGGAGGACGGACAGTGA
- the pyk gene encoding pyruvate kinase, with protein sequence MRRAKIVCTLGPATDSYEQIKALIEAGMDVARFNLSHGTYAEHEERYRRVRKASLETGRSVGILADLQGPKIRLGRFREGPVLLERGDEFIITVEPIEGDRFRCGTTYEGLAGDVSKGERILVDDGRVTLEVVDIDGPRVHTICIEGGMISDHKGLNLPGVAVSVPALSKKDIEDLRWALRIGADVIALSFVRNGNDVVDVHRVMDEEDRRLPVIAKIEKPQAVENLEGIVDAFDGIMVARGDLGVEMPLEQVPMVQKRAIKLAKRNAKPVIVATQMLDSMIENSRPTRAEASDVANAIIDGTDAVMLSGETSVGKYPIVTVKTMGRIVEAAEEDILAKGLPPLTERSKPRTQGGAVARAAAEMGDFLGAKFLVAFTQSGDTVRRLSRYRSPIPLLAFTPEPGTRSQLNLTWGVETFLGPMVNSTDEMVAQVDEELLRLGRCRKGDLVIITAGSPPGVSGSTNLVRVHHIGTDDLR encoded by the coding sequence ATGCGCCGAGCAAAAATCGTCTGTACTTTGGGACCCGCCACCGACTCGTACGAGCAGATCAAGGCACTCATCGAAGCCGGAATGGATGTGGCCCGCTTCAACCTCAGCCACGGCACCTATGCCGAGCACGAGGAGCGTTATCGGCGAGTGCGCAAAGCCTCGCTGGAAACCGGCCGCAGCGTCGGCATCCTCGCCGACCTTCAAGGTCCGAAGATTCGGCTCGGCCGCTTCCGTGAAGGACCGGTACTCCTTGAACGCGGAGACGAGTTCATCATCACGGTCGAACCCATCGAGGGCGACCGGTTCCGCTGCGGCACCACCTACGAGGGGCTGGCCGGCGACGTCAGCAAGGGTGAGCGGATCCTCGTCGACGACGGCCGTGTCACCCTCGAGGTCGTCGACATCGACGGCCCCCGCGTGCACACCATCTGCATCGAGGGCGGCATGATCTCCGACCACAAGGGGCTCAACCTCCCCGGCGTGGCCGTCTCCGTCCCCGCGCTGTCCAAGAAGGACATCGAGGACCTGCGCTGGGCACTGCGCATCGGCGCCGATGTCATCGCCCTCTCCTTCGTCCGCAACGGCAACGACGTCGTGGACGTCCACCGGGTGATGGACGAGGAGGACCGCCGGCTCCCCGTCATCGCCAAGATCGAGAAGCCGCAGGCGGTCGAGAACCTCGAGGGCATTGTCGACGCCTTCGACGGCATCATGGTCGCCCGCGGCGACCTCGGCGTGGAGATGCCGCTCGAGCAGGTGCCGATGGTCCAGAAGCGCGCGATCAAGCTGGCCAAGCGGAACGCCAAGCCGGTGATCGTCGCGACCCAGATGCTCGACTCGATGATCGAGAACTCCCGCCCCACCCGCGCGGAGGCGTCCGACGTCGCCAACGCGATCATCGACGGCACGGACGCGGTGATGCTCTCCGGCGAGACCAGCGTCGGCAAGTACCCGATCGTCACGGTCAAGACGATGGGCCGCATCGTCGAGGCCGCCGAGGAGGACATCCTCGCCAAGGGCCTCCCCCCGCTCACCGAGCGCAGCAAGCCCCGCACCCAGGGCGGCGCGGTGGCCCGCGCGGCGGCCGAGATGGGCGACTTCCTCGGCGCGAAGTTCCTCGTCGCCTTCACCCAGTCCGGCGACACCGTCCGCCGCCTCTCCCGCTACCGCTCCCCGATCCCCCTCCTGGCCTTCACCCCGGAACCGGGCACCCGCTCCCAGCTCAATCTGACCTGGGGCGTCGAGACCTTCCTCGGCCCGATGGTCAACTCCACGGACGAGATGGTGGCCCAGGTGGACGAGGAACTGCTGCGCCTCGGCCGCTGCCGCAAGGGCGACCTCGTCATCATCACCGCCGGCTCCCCGCCCGGCGTCTCCGGCTCCACCAACCTGGTCCGCGTCCACCACATCGGCACGGACGACCTGCGGTAG